The Antechinus flavipes isolate AdamAnt ecotype Samford, QLD, Australia chromosome 4, AdamAnt_v2, whole genome shotgun sequence genomic interval atatttatttgcaGAGGGAATTTCTCAGAGATGAAATCAAAGGTTTggtttaacacacacacacacacacacacacacacacacacacacacacaacccttgAGATCTAATCCAGATGTCAAATTGTCCTttcaaaattaactaaaatttgtAGAGCTAAATTACGACTCAGATACTTTCCtatttaataaagaaatgaaaattggaCTTTgcccatttggaaaaataaaaatgatgttaaAAGTCATAGCAGGCAGCAAGGACGGAATTAGAATCCATAAATTTCTGATTGTATATTTCACTGGAGAGCCCAGGCCATGCATAAATCCTCAGCTATAAATGCAGCTTTCCATTTGTGGAGTTCTTTGTGCTTAGAGCCTATTTTCCTAATACCAACACTTGGCTGCTTTTCTTAGTCTTGCATGCACAATGTGCCTTTGACCTTCAACGAATGTCCTCTGGCCTGTCTACCCCTCAGCGGAGAGCAACGCCAGAGCATCACTGGGCATAAACAGGGAGCTGAGAGCTCCATAAAACAGATGATCCATATCCTAAGCTACATTAGCCCACAGAATAACAAGCCACTTCAGCGCTGTAAATGTTCAGGCTCAGACATTCAAAACCACACTGGGTCACTTGGGGTTTTGCGTCATAGGAAGAAAACAGTCTCAGTAAATAAACTCTATTTGTTAAAGTGCCAACGATATGTTTGTTTTAAGTCATTTGGCCCGGAGAAAGCAATTTGAGAGCGCATCTGAGTGTGGCTTTTTAAGAGTCCCATCCATGCCCAGATAGGTGGTTTTATATGCTGGAAATGTATTTACTACTTAGAGCCATGTATATTTAATGCCGCAGGGCTCACTTTGGTGCCTTACAAAGCCACTTACGGATTCCATTATTGGAGAGCTGCTACCCAACATTTGGAATATTTTGTAAAATGCCCGCAGTCCCCGAGAGTTTCCAGTTGCAGCTCGGTGACCACGGGACTCAGAGACGGGCTGACGGTCATGGATCTTGCCTCAGCAGTTTCTCCTGTCAGGTGCATAAGACCACGGTTAGTAAAAGTTGCCGGATTCATTCAGCGGGCAACTTGGAGGCCAGGACCATCACCAACCAGCACAGCCCGGAGTCACGGTGACATGTGTCTCCAAAGCTAATGGTTTCAGCAGCCCCACGCTGGTTGTTTGTTGGTGTACGAGTAGTACACACTATGGTGTACTTCCCCACAACGAAAAAGTGGGGGGATGGTTCTTGGAGTCTGGTCAAGAATTAAAGTCAACTGGTTTAAAGAGCCCTTTTCAGTAGGAGCTCCTGTCTGTGAAACGAACAAAAATATCAATCTCATCAAAGGAAGAATTTTAGAAACCTGAGTCAAGCCCCTCCTTCCCACTCTGCACAAGCATCCTCTCAAGACATTACAAAAAAAGAGAGCTTTAATGtggtttattcattcattgtctTCTGAtacattacaaaaaaagttttaacatgATTTATTCATGTATTATGTTctgatatattataaaaaagagagcGTTAACATGATTTATTATTCTCTGATACATTACAAAAAAGAGAGCTTTAatgtgttttattcattcattattttctgGAGGCAGTATGGTGGAGTGGAAAGAACTGGGATTTGatcacaataataatagcatctacatacTGGGATTTTCAAGAGGAGCAGActagatatatttgtaaagcactatagAATGTTAgttattactgttactattatttCTCAGTATTCCTCCtcgtagaatataaactctttgaagaaagacacttaaattttttttggtctctatATCAATGGAAAGCACAGAGTTCAATCCTCCaactggatctgtgatctcatcaatttgtCTATTCTCTCTAATAATGCAGATTGCGACTCTCATCCACATCCTCCCAAAAGTTTGCCCCAGTAAGAGTCCTGgtgctccttttcctttttttctggcaTCACAAGGGCCATCGCCATGTGAGTCCTCCATCTTCTGGTTGATGAGGTCTTAACTTTGGAGTTCACTGTTAGTTACATGAACTTGCCTCCACCCCATTGCTCAGGGTGTGACCGTTCGATTTTTTGGAGACTTACATCCAAGAATCTTGATCCAGGATCCAGGAATTACACAGCAGTGTATAGTCCCAAACTGCACATCGATGTCTTCACTGAAACATGTCTTCACTGAAACATGTCACTCAAAGCCTATTTTTTAATCCACGTGGAGGCTCTTTGTCATTCAAGGTAAACAGCGTAGACAGTCGCTAGAGCAAACAGGGATGTGTTTCTGAAGACGAAGGATGAGAAGGTGTCACTGGCTTCATCCCAGAGACATCGGCTCCCGATGTGCAGGCTCTGATTTTCAAGTGGTCCAATGTAGATGATCACAACGAGTTTGTATCTTGGGATCATAAGGTCTTTCACCCGGGCCTTCACAACCtaccaaaaaaatcacaacaCAGACGATCACTGAGGCACCAGCAAGCCCGTCAGCTTGGGCTCTTCCTGACATCGGGGGCCAAAGTCACTTCAGCCCTGTTGCTATAGGCAAGATGACAAATTGGAGAGGTTATCAATATTCACACTAATACCTGACTTTGATAcaggactctctctctctgtccctgtttctctctgtctctctctctctgtctctgtttctctctgtatctctctttttctgtctctgtctctttgtctctctgtcttgctctgtctctgtctttctctttctgtctctggcactctctctctctctctctctctatatatatatatatgtatatatgtgtatatatacacacaccactTTAATGTAATAATTGGTTTTGGTTTTGAGAACTGGATCTGAAAAATCCATCACACACAAGTGCTatgcaaaatgaatataaaagataGTTTTGTAGAGAAGCACTAGAAGTGGGGTGGGCGGGAAAGGCgtcaaggaaggcttcatggaggaggcaACATTTTTTTCCTGAGCTTTGTGGGAAACTGAACCATAGGCAATCTTAACAAAACCGATGCTCTTCCCCCCACTTGTGAAATTTTTGCCACATAAATATCATTAAATTTTAGAATGAATTCAATACTATCTGGGACATTGTTTCTTGAGAAACATTGGTGTAAGttagcttcttgagggaaggtaGGGCTTCTTGTATCTCCACATCCCAGAGCCTAACCCATGATACTGGCCCACTTAATAATTCCCGTTGATTGATGATTGATGAATAGCTGTTAATTTCCTAAATACCAAAATTGCCTCCTTTGGAAAGCCGTCCTAAGTCCTGTGAGCACCTACCTCAGCTATGGTTTTAGTCACCTGTCTACACAATTCAGgctcatatttttcttcttgcagATAATTTGTCAGTACATCCTTCAAAATGCGATTGACAACATTCACAGGAAAACATTTGCTAGGGCCTGGAAGGAGAGAGGCCATATTAATATGTGAAGCACATCATTTTCCATCATCATTTAAAGGACATTTTGaacattttcttccctcccataGAGTAATCAAAGGATTAATAAAGTATGACCAGCAGTGAGGGATCTGGAGCCCCAAAGGGCAGACTTCCACGAGGACAAGTTTGCTTCCCAAATCCCAAGCTTTGGATCAGGCGATGTGGGATTTGGATGGGAGCAGGGCAGAGGAAGATAGTGTGCGCACATGTTTAAGCATCCCAGATGCCAGAATCCATGTGGGCGATACAGacacaaatggaaaaatgaagtCTGTTTGGTGTCTTAGTGGTGGAGTCCAGGTATGGGAGTCGGGAAGCCTTACCTTTGGAAtcccttcatttctctgggcctcagatcCTTGAGCAGTGAAGCAAACTCTCTTAAACCACAAAAACAGCCAAAATCTGAACTTGAGTTGGttaacttcaaatccagtcctATTTTCTACTATACCAAGATCTCTGTGTTCAGAAATCTAGGGGGATCTGGACTCTGTCACTTGCTTAAGAAAGGTTGGTCCTTAAAGGCATATGAAATGCCTGTTTGGCCCATAAATGGTCTTTACCCTCCTGGAGAAGGGACCATAATGAATACAATGTTCTTGAGAGTTTTGTATTTCCTGGGTTTGCCCATGGGTGCTTTTGGGTCTTATGCAAGTCCCATAGCGGGGGAACTAAGTAACTGTTCTATCCGGCATATTGACATTATACAATGAGTACCTTTTTTTGTGAGGGGGAGAATCTTATAACCCACATTTGGAGGAGAACTTAGACATGAGATATATCTAAACTTAGTTTTAGAGATTCCCATGAAGTTTTATTCTAGATAAAAGACATTGTTGGAGACCTTCTATGGGATCAACCCCAACCCCCCAAAATGGTTCTAAGTCTGTGAGTCCAGAGGTTCTTGCTGAGGTTCCCAGGGCCTCGAGGTATATTTAGATAAAGAGGACTGGACAAAATAACTGAAGGAGGTTTCAATCTCTGGCCTGGGAATCTTTAAGCAAATTTGTAACcgcatataaaaataaaattgtattgtattgtaatcctatatatttttatatgtagtaCATGTAATCctatctattttatatgtatttaattttatatatttattttgtacatctaaatgttcatattttatttaatatattcttaaagtgttaaatttatgtaaaatgtaaaatacattttaaatgtatacaataaaatatatttaaacatttatatttttatgtcactACTGACATATTTTTGAGGTTCTTGGATATTCAACAAAAATGAGTATCCAATAAAAGatttaagagaaaaatgtatttcacaatatactcacatacatatatgtattttatttcatatgtttaaaaacattattctgagaaggcatctttagatttcaccagactgccaagggtccatgacacacaaaaagatgAACTTTCCCTCTAATGTTCCATCCAGTTCTGAGTCAATGCTCctggcacttattaaatgccagaaatttaataaatttcatgAAGGCTCATTGACTGATCAGTTTTCAACTATGTGGCCAAAAgtgttccttccttttccatgtaGAATGAATATAACCAAAATTCTTTAAATAGAAAACTTAGGTTTATGTGATACCAACACAAATCAGTGGAAAACAATTTTCTAGTAATTGGTCTCAGTTTTCCCTTATACAAATACCTAATCAAATCAGTTTTCTTTCCATCAAATGGGACAGTGGAGTCCATACCATGTAGATGGAGTCCCATACTCCTTAAGAACCTTTTTGACAGGCACAGCATGCTCCTCTTGTTAGCAGAAGCAAAGGagcatgtgtaaaatgaaaatagaaatgtgtCTTTAAGTGAAAATATAAGATTTGGTTTGGCAACAAAAAGACAGTTGaacaaacactttaaaaaaaagtccactcagcagaactcAGCTCCCATAAAAGGATTAATTCAAGAGAGATTTCTTGTGAGATGCTATGGTATAATTTAACTCCACAGATAGATTTCTCAAATGAATAAGAGATCTCTTTAacttatcttcaatttttttttcagagaatgaACTAACACAGACATACATTCTGAAAGAGAAATTTGAGTTTCCTTCTGCTTTTTGTAACTTATTAAATGATTGATATCAAACCTCAATATGATCAATTTAATTTTGTTAGTCGCTAGTTTACACTTGAATTAATTCCTAAATCCAAAGTTTTGAGTTCTCCCTCTGTGTTCTTGGCAggattcattctctttttctggatgttcTTTTCCCTGGGGAAGATTCCCACATTTCTGAGGTTGACGCCAAAAAATGGGCATATTctaggctcatagatttagagggaAAAGGTGGTCATCTGTGATCAGTTTGCCATGCATTGGGATCTGGGACTGTTTTTGGTGGGAAAGCCATTTTGAGGTTCTCACAGACCCACTCAGGATTATTTTACATCCTTGTCAGGGGCAGTTAGCCGGAGGTAACACTGATGGTGCAAAATAAAAACCCAagttagggagagagagaaggatgatGCATACCCAGCTGGTAGGTATTTTCCATCTGAACCGCAGGGCGGGGAGCATCGTCCCGGTGGCTGGGCTCATCCGCATAAGACACTGTACTCACTGAGCTAAAAACAACAATACAAGAGTTTCTCTCATTAGCTTGACCGAAGAAAGCATCTCCAAATGTGCCAAAGCTCCCATTTTAGCTAAGAAAGTTCTAGGCAAGGTGGGCTCACATTTCTATCTGCCCTGGGACCTTCCCCACCAAAAGTATGACCTGCAACGATTCATTCCATCTGCCATGAAGCGAACAGGACCACAATCCCTTCTTCAGGCATCATTTCTCCCTGCTAGAATATGAGCTTCCTGAGAACAGGAACAATCTCATTGTCTATTTATGAGTCTCCTGCTCAGCTCAGTGCCCTGCCCACAGGAAGCACTTAAATCCTTTTCTGTTCCATCTGTATAACGCTCCATCGTATATTGCAAAAAAGATGGCAGGAAAGGATGTCACCAGAGAAATGTCTGATGCAAAAAGCAGATGGGTTGTCATGTGGTGAGAGCAAGAGATAACTGGTGGATGGTCTGTGTGTGTCATCGATGTAATTAAATGTCAGGAGAGATTCAGGAAGATATCTTGCCTGTCGGATGGATTCTCTGTGTTGAATACATGGGAAAGCCCAAGGAAGAGTCTGCCCAGAGTGGGCCCAGAATAGCTTGTGATTCACATCACTGGAAGGCACATCCTCTCTGATAAAGAACCAATTCATtgtattatttgaatatttttgtcatttacaaagaaaataagttcATAGATATAGAAGGTGCTTAGGGTAGAGATCATTATTAGCATCAGGACATATAATGGAAGGCACAAAATAACTCCAAATCAACACCTGGGAACAGggtagaaattaaagaaatgaaacctTTGCAAAGACTCTTTGGTGTTGAAAGAGCCGGAAATACCTCCAATGAGAAGCTGCAATTAAACTTAAATCAATAAACACCCAAGACCCTTTTCATCGCTGAGAAAGGCCATTTGGTTGGGCAAGTGAGGCAATATGAGCAAACCCAGGTGGGGATCTGGAGGGCAGATCTGAGGATGGAGGCACTGAATGGGTTTCCCAACTCCGCCCAGTTCAGGTGAGCCTCAACGGACACAGCTTCCCGGGAGCCTCTGAATGGGCCTTATTGACCTTGCTCCACCTGTGAGGCAAGCTAGGGTGTCACTTCAAAAGGGGCTGAGATAATAGAGAGGGCATGGGGGGAAAAGGCTCTTTGACATCggtaaaatcttgtgttttcaTTAAATAGGAAGCAGGGGTGATTATTCTGTTATGCTCATGCACACTCGGCCTTTGAGAACGCAAAGGACTCGTTTGCTCTTTATGTTTTGTATTGTATAAGATGATTTTAAATGAACTCTTAAAATTATAGGATTTTTAGTCTttctgttaaacatttcccaattacattttaatttggtcctCACCACAATGAGATCTCCATACCACGCTATTAAAAAGGccaaaggacaaaaacaaattaaatagaattgaaaTCAAAGTCCCTATGATGTGttcagggtagcaattcctaaTCCCAAATGATGCATTTGAGGTttagcaccaaatgttggggtttggttggggcaatggccattctctttggcaaacataggtttatttaggagaagaagttACAGGCAAAAGGAAGATATCATGCATGAGAAACATGGAATAGAACTGGGAAAGCATAGACTTAGATGCTAAAATGGTTTTAACAGTTAAAGATGGAAAATACAAGTTCTCCGATGGACGGATTTTTGGGGAAATTGAACTTTGGGGAgctgacataacttggatttctgactagaCACAGCCAAGAGTGGGGCCCGACCTCCACAGAGCGTGGGACTAGAAGGTTGAACTGCTCCCCATCAGTGCCGTTCCCTGCTTGCCTTGGGGCATAATTGTATCCATACTTCAgcctttctctgccaaccccCCCTACTTACCCAGCCCTCATCACCTATGTGCTACATATCACTCCAAGAACAAGAATCAAGACTCTGAGGCGTGTTTGCAAAAGAACTAACATGATCATGTTTAGTAAATCACTACAACCCAGGAGTTGGTATTGACATCTGTCAGAGGAattcttaattcctttaaaaatcttgAGCACACGGAGCTACAAAAGTGTCAGGTCCATCTACACATCTGATTGTATCTGGCGATCTATCTGCATGCGCACAATTAATCTGCTGAGAATCAGCAAGCACATATCAAGCTCTTGCTCCACTAAAACCAGAGATACAAGGACAAAACCAAGACAACTCCTCTCCCCCCACAATCTATGTGAATGGCATATTTATGTATAACCATgtacacacataaaatatatacatttatatctataccTATCCATAAATGTTCAACCCACTGCCCGTGTGATGCACATTTGCTTGCGtattcatataaaacatttatacccacatatacatgtatatagggACTTTGGAACCTAAAATGCATTTCTCTACAGTACACTACAGGGGAAAGCtcactggatttggagtgagaGGACCTGGCTTCTAATCCCGTCTCTTTTAGTGACTACCGCTATGATTTTGAACGAGGGCTctaatttctctgggcttcagttcctttacctgtaaaataaaggggcaGGTACTCAGTGGCCTCTGAAGTCACTTCCAGACCATGGCTATGATCCTTTGACAAACATTGATAGAACTGAGGGTGTTTTAAGTACCTAAAGGTTTTCTTTCTACTTGTGATGGTATGGAGTTTGGACTCAAGGCggatgtgtgtgtatttactaaacatttatttCTCAGTGTACAAGTACTCAAAATAACACATTGAACATGGCTTCTTCAGGACAATGAGGGCGGCAGTGAGGAATAGTGGGGTTGGAGGGCGGTATGGGACTTGAGGTTCAAACCCTAACCCCACCACTTAGtacttgtgtgattttggacctcagtttcctcaactgtgaaaagAAGGGATTGGCCTTGGTGACCTCCAAGATATCTTTCAGCTCCCAAGTCATCACCTATGGATTCACCTCCTGTCTCCGCCAACTTTGAATGGGGGAATGTGGACAAGGCTTGATATTCTATCTGGGccctagtttcttcatttttaactaAAGAGGGGAGACTTGGTGATGTCAAAGTTCCTTCTGGCTCGACACCTTGACCCCCAACTCCTGCGGCAGCCCCTTCTGCTTGGGAACAGCTCTGCTCTTAGAAAGCCTTGCCGGGTCCCCAGCTCTTGTTGCCATAACCTCCAAGGCTTCCACCTGTTCTGTATGGATCTTGTATACACTGATTTCTCTGCATTTCTCTGGACTTCTTGACGGAATGGACTGTTTTGGCTTTCTCTTTATATCACCAGATCCAGATCTGTTATTAATAGATGCAGTTaattaggaagacctgtgttctTAATCCTGCCTTATTAGGTATCTCCTTGTTCTCCTTGATCTTCACTttcctcatatttattttattttattttttttgctgaggcaattggggttaagtgacttgcccagggtcacacagctagaaagtattacgtgtctgagaccagatttgaactcaggtcctcctgatttcagggctggtgctctatccactgccatctagctgccccagtttccttgtatttaaaatgggaataattaataTCTTGCCTTCCACTCAGAGCTGTTGTGGAGATCAAGGAAGGTAATATGTACCAAATGCTTTGCCAAACTTAAGACAAAGATATAGAAATATTGGCTATTATTATAACAGCTGAAATGCTGGGTAAAACAGGCAGGGTGCCTTCCTGGGAACCTTCTCCACAAAATGCCATTGACTGTCTTTTCCCGAATGGCAGCCTTGCAGACTTTGGGCAGGGCTTAACAGCTTCCAGAGAGATGCTGCCACCCAGTGGACTCACTTCCTAAAACCATCCAGACTCCTCAGGGAAAATGAGACTTGTCCACGCGAGGGGAATGACCAGCCAGGCTCTCTGAGGACTTTGTTCCGGGGAAGGGTAAGAAaaatttggatcttttttttttttaaacctggacAACAAAGAACTTTCCAGTCTATTATTTACAATTCTGTT includes:
- the DYNLT5 gene encoding dynein light chain Tctex-type 5, producing the protein MSEVTKNKTSQLLKKRGSISSVSSPDIKMKEIYGRTKDSVSTVSYADEPSHRDDAPRPAVQMENTYQLGPSKCFPVNVVNRILKDVLTNYLQEEKYEPELCRQVTKTIAEVVKARVKDLMIPRYKLVVIIYIGPLENQSLHIGSRCLWDEASDTFSSFVFRNTSLFALATVYAVYLE